A genomic stretch from Telmatocola sphagniphila includes:
- a CDS encoding ArsR/SmtB family transcription factor, which produces MSADPLSAVFAALADPTRRAILWKLSSGECSVNELAEPFEITLPAVSKHLKVLEKAGLIRRGREAQSRPCRLEPAPLKSAAEWIEHYHRFWEESFDRLDAYLKDLQNQKNPRKKEKKNASKR; this is translated from the coding sequence ATGTCCGCCGATCCCTTGAGTGCTGTCTTCGCCGCTTTGGCCGATCCCACGCGTCGCGCGATTCTGTGGAAGCTGTCGAGCGGGGAGTGTTCCGTCAACGAACTGGCGGAGCCTTTTGAAATCACCCTACCCGCCGTTTCGAAACATCTGAAAGTTCTGGAAAAAGCGGGACTGATTCGTCGGGGGCGTGAGGCTCAATCGCGACCGTGCCGACTCGAACCGGCTCCGTTGAAGAGTGCCGCCGAGTGGATCGAACATTACCATCGATTCTGGGAAGAAAGCTTCGATCGACTCGATGCCTATTTGAAGGATCTTCAAAATCAGAAGAATCCTCGCAAGAAAGAGAAAAAAAATGCCTCAAAAAGATGA